Proteins encoded together in one Terriglobales bacterium window:
- a CDS encoding nuclear transport factor 2 family protein translates to MSLADKVVRRTIPLCGIVLILGSIGCGRMSFYTYTTSPVAHAQSDAAPSKEELISLVKAFLKDVPNNDQATFDRFFADDVVYTRGSGLLITKKDILADTGKTTVPRANATFSGTEFTVHQYGDTAVVNFRLVMHATENDKPVTREFRNTGTFMKRNGRWQAVAWQATPIAQK, encoded by the coding sequence GTGAGCCTGGCAGACAAGGTTGTACGAAGAACGATCCCGCTGTGCGGGATCGTTCTCATTTTGGGAAGTATTGGTTGTGGAAGAATGTCGTTCTATACCTACACGACGAGCCCGGTTGCACACGCGCAAAGCGATGCAGCCCCCTCAAAAGAGGAGCTGATCTCACTAGTCAAGGCGTTTCTCAAGGACGTTCCAAACAACGACCAGGCTACGTTCGATCGCTTCTTTGCCGATGATGTTGTTTATACCCGAGGATCGGGACTTCTGATCACCAAAAAGGACATTCTTGCAGATACGGGCAAGACCACAGTACCGCGAGCGAACGCGACGTTCAGCGGGACGGAATTTACAGTCCATCAATATGGCGACACTGCGGTGGTCAACTTCCGTCTAGTTATGCACGCCACGGAGAATGACAAGCCAGTAACGCGCGAATTTCGCAATACTGGAACATTCATGAAACGCAACGGAAGATGGCAGGCAGTTGCCTGGCAAGCGACGCCGATTGCGCAAAAGTGA
- the dnaK gene encoding molecular chaperone DnaK, giving the protein MAKIIGIDLGTTNSVVAVMEGGEPKVIANEEGGRTTPSVVAFTKSGERLVGQVAKRQAITNPENTIYSIKRFMGRRFDEVNDEMKMVPYKVVRQGDHVAVVAQGKEYTPPQISAMILQKLKKAAEDYLGATVTEAVITVPAYFNDAQRQATKDAGKIAGLDVKRIVNEPTAAALAYGLDKKKDETIAVYDFGGGTFDISILEVGEGVIEVKSTNGDTHLGGDNIDQRIVDWLVEEFKKEEGLDLRAKGNEMALQRLRDAAEKAKIELSTAMESEINLPFITADSSGPKHLVKKLTRSKLEQLVEDIIQRSVGPCKQAMKDAGVDASKIDEVVLVGGQTRMPRIQALVKDLFGKEPHKGVNPDEVVAIGAAVQAGVLGGEVKDLLLLDVTPLTLSIETLGGVSTTMIPRNTTIPTKKTETFSTAADSQTSVEVHVLQGERPMSAQNRTLGKFHLTGIPPAPRGVPQIEVTFDIDANGILNVTAKDVATGKDQKITITSSSGLSKEEVERMAKDAEAHASEDKAKRDEVEARNQLDSMVYQIEKMLKEHGDKISGSERSDVESALVDAKKALEGTDAAAMNSARERLTQASHKLAEAMYKSAPPSGGAQAGGAAPGGDAAQAEQKKDEGVIDAEYVDVEPKKAG; this is encoded by the coding sequence CTACGCCTTCGGTGGTCGCATTTACCAAATCGGGTGAGCGACTGGTTGGCCAAGTCGCTAAGCGGCAGGCCATCACCAATCCGGAAAACACAATTTATTCGATTAAGCGCTTTATGGGCCGTCGTTTTGACGAAGTGAACGACGAAATGAAGATGGTGCCCTACAAGGTGGTCCGCCAGGGAGACCATGTAGCAGTGGTCGCTCAGGGGAAGGAATACACGCCTCCCCAGATATCGGCCATGATTCTTCAGAAATTGAAGAAGGCTGCTGAGGATTACCTCGGTGCAACCGTCACAGAAGCGGTCATCACGGTTCCCGCGTATTTCAACGACGCCCAACGTCAGGCAACGAAGGATGCAGGTAAGATCGCCGGTCTCGATGTAAAGCGCATCGTGAACGAGCCCACGGCAGCGGCGCTCGCCTATGGTCTCGACAAGAAGAAGGATGAAACCATCGCCGTGTACGACTTCGGTGGCGGGACCTTTGATATTTCCATTCTTGAAGTCGGGGAAGGCGTCATTGAGGTGAAGTCCACCAACGGTGACACGCACCTTGGCGGTGACAACATCGACCAGCGCATCGTGGATTGGCTTGTGGAGGAGTTCAAGAAAGAAGAAGGACTCGATCTCCGCGCTAAGGGAAACGAGATGGCCTTGCAGCGCCTGCGTGATGCGGCGGAGAAGGCGAAGATCGAACTCTCTACTGCCATGGAGAGCGAGATCAACCTACCGTTCATTACAGCAGATTCTTCTGGCCCGAAGCACCTGGTCAAGAAGCTTACGCGTTCCAAACTGGAACAGCTGGTGGAAGACATCATCCAGCGCTCAGTTGGACCTTGCAAGCAGGCGATGAAGGACGCGGGCGTGGACGCCAGCAAGATCGATGAGGTCGTGCTGGTTGGCGGCCAGACGCGCATGCCGCGTATCCAAGCGCTGGTGAAGGATCTCTTTGGCAAGGAGCCTCACAAGGGCGTAAATCCTGACGAAGTGGTTGCGATCGGTGCGGCGGTACAAGCCGGCGTCCTTGGCGGCGAGGTGAAGGACCTGCTGCTGCTCGACGTGACTCCGCTCACGCTCTCGATCGAGACGCTCGGTGGCGTGTCTACGACGATGATTCCGCGCAACACGACGATCCCGACCAAGAAGACGGAGACGTTTTCGACGGCTGCGGATAGTCAGACTTCAGTTGAAGTCCACGTGTTGCAGGGTGAGAGGCCAATGTCGGCGCAGAATCGTACGCTGGGCAAATTTCATCTAACCGGCATTCCGCCAGCTCCGCGTGGTGTGCCGCAGATCGAAGTCACGTTTGACATCGATGCGAACGGCATCCTTAATGTCACGGCGAAAGACGTTGCGACAGGCAAGGATCAGAAGATCACGATTACGTCCTCTTCTGGCCTGAGCAAAGAGGAAGTCGAGCGCATGGCGAAAGACGCCGAGGCGCACGCTTCGGAAGACAAGGCCAAGCGCGATGAGGTGGAAGCTCGCAATCAGCTCGACTCGATGGTGTACCAGATCGAGAAGATGCTGAAGGAGCATGGAGACAAGATCTCCGGCAGCGAGCGCAGCGATGTGGAATCGGCGTTGGTCGATGCCAAGAAGGCACTGGAAGGCACCGACGCAGCGGCGATGAACTCGGCGCGCGAGCGGCTCACGCAGGCTTCGCACAAGTTGGCTGAGGCGATGTACAAATCGGCCCCGCCTAGTGGCGGCGCACAAGCCGGCGGAGCAGCTCCGGGCGGCGATGCTGCTCAGGCTGAACAGAAGAAAGACGAAGGCGTGATTGACGCTGAGTACGTCGACGTGGAGCCGAAGAAGGCTGGATAA